The Clostridium sporogenes region TCATATTCGGCCCCTGATCCGAAGTAATACATTTTCCCATAATGTTCTTTACATCGTTCTAAATTAAAAAACATTTTTAAGTTTCTATCTAAAACTTCATAATTTGTAGTTTTAATATTTCTTGTTGAATTGGTATTAGCAGCATGAATAATTACATCAAATTTATTTAATTTTAAATATTTTTCTACAATATTAGTATTTAGCAAATCAAGTTCCTCTCTTTTAGGAGCACATACATCATATAAATTTGATAAATTGTCAACTAAATTTTTCCCAATAAATCCATTGGAACCAGTTATTAATATTTTTTTCATTATTCTTACTCATCCTCACTCTATTAACTTCCAATATAAAATTCAATTTCAAATGGAGCATTAGGCTGATGTCCTGCATATATTTTATAGGTTTGATTTAATTCTTTAAGTAAGATTGGTATTTGCCAAATATGCTCTACCATATGGTATGCAGAAATCATCATATGTGGCTTAAATTTTCTTATTATATCTTTAGAACCATATAGTGCATTAATTTCTTCACCTTCAATATCCATTTTTATAAAATTTATTTTTTGAATATCTTTTAATATATTATCTAATTTATCCATGTTTATTTTATTAAATATTATTCCTTTTTTGTTTTTTATATTAGCAGTTACTGCTAATTCATCTTCATTACATGTAATGAAATCTATTGATTTTTTATCACTTACTGCATAATTAAAACATTTTACTCTATCTTTCATATTCTTTGATATTATATTATCAATAAGTTTACTATATGATCTTTTAAAAGGTTCTATACAATATATCTTACATTCTCCATTTAATTTATTAAAAAAAATTTCTGCTGTATCTCCAATATAGGCTCCACAATCTACAATATAATCTCCTTTTTTAGGAAATACTATATCAGAATACTCATATGGTTTCTTTATTTTTTCATTACTTTTACCGTATAATGGATTTCTTGTTAATCTTAGCATAATGCTATTTGTTACATATTCTTTTGATTCATTATCTTCTAACAAATTAATGGTTGCATTTATTTTTTCAAGATTATTCTTTATTTTTTCTATATTATATATATTTTTTTCACAATACTCACTGGTATAAGAAAATATGTTTTCTTGTTTAATATTAAATCTTTTTATTAAATCTTCTGCTATTTCATATTGATATGAAACTGATGAAATAACTATTGCAGTTTTAGTATCTACTATACTAGTTATTTCATTAGGCGCATTTATTTTATAACCCTTTATTTTAGTTCCCCACTTATTACAGTCATTATCAAATAGACAAATTATATTTTTTTC contains the following coding sequences:
- a CDS encoding FkbM family methyltransferase; its protein translation is MDKFLKYDDFSNIRTIKNLDKYEKIVLFGAGQTSYETIKLLKEKNIICLFDNDCNKWGTKIKGYKINAPNEITSIVDTKTAIVISSVSYQYEIAEDLIKRFNIKQENIFSYTSEYCEKNIYNIEKIKNNLEKINATINLLEDNESKEYVTNSIMLRLTRNPLYGKSNEKIKKPYEYSDIVFPKKGDYIVDCGAYIGDTAEIFFNKLNGECKIYCIEPFKRSYSKLIDNIISKNMKDRVKCFNYAVSDKKSIDFITCNEDELAVTANIKNKKGIIFNKINMDKLDNILKDIQKINFIKMDIEGEEINALYGSKDIIRKFKPHMMISAYHMVEHIWQIPILLKELNQTYKIYAGHQPNAPFEIEFYIGS